The Ketogulonicigenium robustum genomic interval CCGCGTCACCGCGTTCAACTTCGGCGAGTCGGTGGTGTTCGAAAAGAACCCCGAGTATTTCGAAGCCGATCAAGTCTCGCTCGACACACTGACCTTCCGCCTGATCCCCGAGCCGACCACCGCGCTGGCGGCATTCGAGGCGGGCCAAGTCGACGGGATCGAAGCCGTGCCCGCGCCCGAAATTCCGCGCCTGATGGCGTCGTCGGATGCGTTCTTGGTCGTGCCATCGCTGGGGACGACTTACGCCTTCTTTAACCCCGGCCAGTTGCCGGTCGATGATGTGCGCGTGCGCCAAGCGCTGTCGATGGCCGTAGACCGTCAGTCGATCATCGACTTTGTTATGCAGTCGGCTGATGTGCCCGCAACCGGCCTTGTGCCTTACGGTATGATGGTCGACGGGCAAGATTTCCGCGATGGGGTTGAGACTTATGGTCTAGACATCACCGCCCAGCCCGAGGCCGCGCAGGCCCTGTTGGCCGAGGCCGGTTACCCCGATGGTGCGGGCTTCCCCAGCACGATCTTCGTGACCTATACCTCGCCCCCGATCGAGCGGATCTTGGAAGCGATCCAGCAACAGTGGAAAGAAAACCTGAACATCGACGTGCAGTTGCAGGCCACCGAATGGCAGGTCTTCTACCCCGAGGTGCAAAAGGCGGAATTCCAGATTGCCCAAATGGGCTGGGGCGCGGACTATCCGCACCCGATGACATTCCTTGACGTGTTCCTGTCGGACAGCCCGAACAACTTGGCCCGCTGGCAGAACCCCGATTATGACGCCGAAATCGCCGCCGCGAAAGCCACGGGTGACGAGGCCGAGTCGCTGGCCCACATGCGCGCGGCCGAAGGCATCTTGATGAACGACCACGTCATTTTGCCGATGTACCACCGCTATGCCTACATGATGATGTCGCCGAAGGTGGAAGGGTTCTGGCGCTCGCCGCTGAACGTGCCCTACTTCCGCAACGCCAGCATCGCACAATAAACGCAAATCCATCGGGATGTTGCAGCAAGGGGGCAGGTAACTGCCCCCTTTTCGTTTTGCGCGACGCACCGTGGTCTGTGATCGCGTTTTGGCATCGCTAGGGTCAAATTTTTCACTCGTCCCGATCGGGGGGCTATGTTTGTCTAGCCCAGCGGGCACGACGCGGCGGGGAGGCCGCGTCTGCGCAGCCCAAATCATTTGGCCGCACAGATATAATGGGGGAGGAGACCCAGATGCGATTTCACACGACTGTCGCACTATGCGCTGCTATTGCCGCGCCCAGCCTGAGCTTTGCGCAAGATTACCCCTCGCGGCCGATCCAGATGGTGGTGCCGTGGGGCGCGGGCGGCGCGACGGATGCGGTGGCGCGGATCATGGCTTCGATCCTGCAAGAGGATCTGGGCGTGCCGGTAAACGTGGTGAATCGCACGGGCGGGTCCGGCGTGGTGGGCCATTCGGCCATCAGCAACGCCGCGCCCGACGGCTATACCATCGGGCTGGCCACGGTCGAGGTTTCGATGATGCATTGGCAGGGCCTGACCGACATGACTTACGAGGATTTCGACGTGCTCGGGCTGGTGAACTATGATCCGGCGGGCATCATGGTGCGCGCGGATTCGGGCTTTTCATCGCCGGGCGAGTTGATCGACGCCATCCGCGCGCAGCCTGCGGGTAGCTTCAAGGCCTCGGGGTCGGGGCAGGGCAGCATCTGGCATTTGGCACTTGCGGGGTGGTTGGCTGATCAAGGGATCGACCCGAACCACGTTACATGGGTGCCCAGCCAAGGCACCGCCCCCGCGCTGACCGACCTGATGGCCGGCGGGGTCGATATGGTGACTTCGCAACTGGCCGAGGCGGACGCGATGATCCGCGCCAACCGCATCCACCCCTTGGGCACGATGGGGGCCGAACGCCTGCCGACGTTCCCCGACACGCCGACGATTAACGAAGACGGCACCGGAACTTGGACGGTGGGGGCGTGGCGCGGCATTTTCGCACCTGCGGGCCTGCCCGACGACGTCCGCGCGCGGCTGACCGATGCTGTTGCCGCCGCCGCCGCGAGCCCGGCCTACACCGATTTCATGAACAGCCGCGGTTTTGGCGTGCTGTGGGTGCCCGCGGACGAAGCGGTTTCCTTCATCGCGGAATCGGATGCGAGCTTCGGCGAGGTCATGGCCGCAGCGGGCCTGCGGGGGCAGTGATCCGCCATGAAACTGAATGATATTGCGCTGGGACTGTTGGTTTTTCTGGCGGGGCTGGCTGTGTTTGCCTCGTCCTGGGGGTATTCGACGCTGCCCAACCAATCCTACGGTGCCAATACGATGCCGCTGGCGGTGGGCATGCTGGGAATGGTGACCGGCCTTGCCCTTGGCGTGCAGGGCGTCGTGCAGCGGCGCACCATCGGCCCCGTACCGTGGGCGCAGGTGCAAAGATGGCTGCGATCGCCGCGCCATGTGCTGTCGCTGGTGCTGCTGATGGGGCTGGGCGTCGCCTATATTCTGGTCGCGCCGGTGATCGGTTTTCTGCTCGCAGCGTTTCTGGTGATGTTGCCACTGATGCGGCTGGGTGGGACGACATGGCTGAACGCCATCATCGTATCGGCCCTGACCGCCGTCATCTTGCAATTGATTTTTGGCCGCTTGCTGATGGTGCCGCTGCCGCGCGGCCCGCTGAGCTTCGGCTGGCTATAACCCGCAGCGTTGGAGGTTGAGATGCAAGTTCTTATGGACGCCTTCGGCCATGTGTTTCAATGGCATGTCCTGCTGGTTATCGTGCTGGCGGCGGCCTTTGGTATGCTGGTGGGGGCCATTCCGGGGTTGACGGCCACAATGGCGACATCACTTCTGGTGCCGCTGACATTTTTCATGGACCCCGTGCCGGCGGTGGCCACCATCGTGACCGCGACCGCAATGGCGATTTTCGCTGGCGACATCCCGGGCGCATTGCTGCGCATACCGGGGACGCCTTCCTCGGCGGCCTATGTCGACGACAGCTACATCCTGTCGCGACAGGGGCGCGCAAACGACGCGCTGGGGGCGAGTTTGTTCTTTTCGGTTCTGGGCGGGACGATCGGTACGATCGTTCTGGTTGTTAGTGCGCCGCAACTAGCGGAAATCGCGTTGAATTTCACGTCGTTCGAATACTTCTGGCTGGTGATGCTCGGGCTGTTCTGCGCGACATTCGTGTCGCCCGGCACACCGACGCGGGGCCTGATCGCCCTGTTTCTGGGGCTTGGCTTTGCCATGGTCGGCCAGACGAACCCCACGGGCGAGCCGCGCTATACCTTCGGCTCGATCGAGTTGATGGCGGGGATCCAGTTCATTCCCGCGATGATCGGCCTGTTCGCGATGTCCGAAGTGATGCGCTTTTACGCCCATCCGTTCCAGAACCAAAAACCGGCGGGTGTGAAAGGGCCGATCTTGCGGCAGCAATTTGGCGTGCTGCGTCGCTACCCTGTGCAAGCGCTGCGGGGGTCTGCCGTTGGCACCGCCATCGGGATTCTGCCGGGCGCGGGGGCGGATATTGCCGCGTGGATTTCCTATGCGGTGTCCAAGCGTTTCTCGCGTAAGCCCAAGGAATTCGGCAAAGGCTCGATCGAAGGGTTGGTCGAGGCGGGGTCGGCCAACAATGCATCGGTGTCGGCGTCTTGGGTGCCTGCGCTGGTGTTTGGTATTCCCGGCGACAGCATCACGGCCATTGCGATTGGTGTCCTTTATATCAAAGGGATCAACCCCGGCCCGACGATTTTTCTGACGCAACCCGACATCATCTATGCGGTGTTCATCGTCTTCTTTCTGGCGCTGCTGCTGATGTTGCCGCTGGGGTGGATCACCATTCGCGCAGCAGGACTGTTGCTGGCGATTCCGCCACGCGTTCTGATGCCGATCATCCTGATGTGCTGTGTCACAGGGGCCTATGCGATCAACAATTCGGCGGCGGGCATCCTGATTATGCTGTGCTTCGGCGTCTTGGGCTTCATCATGGCCGAAAACGACATACCCGTTGCGCCGGTGATCCTCGGCCTTGTCCTTGGTCCGATGCTCGAGGAAAACTTCGTCAACTCGATGATCAAGGCAAATGGCAACTTCGGCGCATTCTTTGAACGCCCCATTTCGGCGGCGTTGGGTGTGTTTACCATCGCGGTGCTGCTGATGCCGATCATACGCCTGATAATGCGAAAGCAACGCATTAAAAGTGAAAGCTAAGGTATGACAAAAAAAGATATTCTACTTATGTCACCGCCTGCGAGTGAAAAGCTGGGCGACGATTTGGCGGCCCGCTTTAACGTGATCCGCTGGTGGGAGGCCGAGGACAAACCTGCCTTGCTGGCCAAGCTGGCAGGCCATCTGCAGCTGATCGCCACCACAGGCCATTCGGGGCCGGATGCCGACGTGATCGCCGCGCTGCCAAAGCTGCAGCTAATCGCATCGTTCGGCGTCGGCTATGACGGCATCGACATCGCGGCGGCGCGTCAGCATGGGGTGAAGGTGACGAACACGCCAGATGTTCTGAACGATTGCGTGGCCGAATTGGCACTAGGGCTGATGATTGCGCTGGCGCGCGACATGGTGAATGCCGATCAGTACACCCGTGCGGGCCGATGGGCGCGTGACGGCAACTACCCGTTTCAGGATGAACTGACCGGCAAGGTTGTTGGCATTTTGGGGCTAGGGCGCATCGGCAAGGAAATTGCCCGCCGCGCGCAAGCGTTTCGTATGCAGGTGGTCTACCATGGCCGCAGTGCGCAAGTCGACGAGCCCTACCGCTACTACCCCGATCTGGTGCAGATGGCGCGCGATGTGGACTGGCTGGTCGTCATTGCCCCCAGCGCGGCGGGCACCCATCATCTTGTCGATGCTGCTGTTTTGGACGCATTAGGGCGTGATGGACGGTTGATCAACGTGGCGCGCGGCAGCTTGGTAGATGAGGCCGCGCTGGTCGCTGCGCTGCAAAACGGCACTATCAAAGGCGCGGGGCTGGATGTGTTCGAGGACGAGCCGCGTCCGAACCCCGCACTGCTAACGCTGTCCAACGTGATCCTGTCCCCGCACGCGGGCACTGCGACGCACCGCACGCGGCGCATCATGGGGGATCTGGTTATGGCCAATCTTGAAGCGCATTTGCGGGGCGACCCGTTACGATCGCCAGTCGTCTAGACGTGAAAAAGCCCCCGTGAAGGGGGCTTTTTGTTATGCGTGGCCGACGGTCTGCTGCTGCACGCCCAGCCCTTCAATGCCAAGGCGGATAACCTCGGCGCCCTTGAGGTAAACCGGCGGCTTCAGCCCCATCCCGACCCCCGGAGGTGTTCCGGTCGAGATAATGTCGCCCGGTTGCAGCGACATGAACTGGCTGACGTAGCTGACCAGATGGGCTACGCCAAAAATCATCGTGCGCGTTGAACCATTTTGGTAACGATGGCCGTCAACCTCCAGCCACATCGACAAATTCTGCGGATCGTCTATTTCGTCCTTGGTCACCAGCCAGGGGCCGGTCGGGCCGAATGTATCGGCGCTTTTGCCCTTGATCCACTGCCCGCCGCGCTCGATCTGGAAGGCGCGTTCGGACACGTCGTTGATCACGCAATAGCCTGCGACGGCGTCCAGCGCCTCGGCCTGCGGGATGTAGCTGCCGCCTTTGCCGATGACGATGCCGAGCTCGACCTCCCAGTCGGTTTTGGTCGCGCCGCGGGGTATCAGAACGTCATCGTTCGGTCCGCAGATAGCCGAGGTTGCCTTGCCGAAAATGATCGGTTCGGACGGGATCGGCATGTTGCTTTCGGCGGCGTGGTCAGCGTAGTTCAGGCCGATGCAGAGGAATTTGCCAACCTGACCGACGCAGGGCCCAATGCGGCCTGCGGGCAGGATGGGCAGGGCGGCGTGGTCCAGCGCGGCGATGGCGGCAAGGCCCGCAGGGGTCAGCGCGGCGCCCGCAATGTCGGCCACATGGGCCGACAGGTCGCGTAGCTGCCCTGCGCTATCCAGCAGGGCGGGAACTTCTTGGCCCGGGGGGCCGACACGCAGAAGTTTCATGGGTCTTTTCCTTTTTCAGTAAGTCGCGCGGCCGCCCGACAGGTCGAAGACCGCGCCGGTGGTGAATGAGTTTTCGGCGCTGGCCAGCCATGCGACCATATTGGCGGCTTCTTCTACCTCGAGGAAGCGCCCGCGCGGGATTTTCGACAGCATATAGTCGATGTGGGTTTGGCTCATTTGTTCGAAAATACGGGTGCGCGCCGCTGCGGGGGTGATGCAGTTCACGGCGATGTCCAGCGCTGCGGTTTCTTTGCCCAGCGTCTTGGTCAGCGCGATGACACCGGCCTTTGACGCCGAATAGGCGCAGGCATTGGGGTTCCCTTCTTTCCCCGCGATCGAGGCGACGTTGATAACGCGGCCATAGCCCTGCGCGATCATGTCGGGCAGCAGGGTGCGGCAGACATGGAAGACACCAATCAGGTTTACGTCGATCACCTTGCGAAACTCGGCCGGGTCATAATCGACGGTCGGGCCGTTACTGCCAGCGATACCCGCGTTGGCGACCAGAATGTCGACATGCCCCAGCGCATCGCGCGTCGCCTGTGCGGCGGCTTCGACGCTGCCGAGGTCGGCTTGGTCGACGCGTACGAAATGGGCCTGTTCGCCAAGGCTGGCAACCGCATCGGCCCCGCGCGCGGCGTCCAAATCCCATATCGCAACGCGCGCGCCGCTGGCGATGAACCGCTGCGCGACAGCAAAGCCGATTCCTTGCGCGCCGCCGGTGACGACTGCGGTTTTTCCGTTCAAATCAATCGTGTTCATGGGGTGTCCTTAGCGTTCATAGGGGCGGTGAAGCTGCAAATCGGGCGACAACCGCACGCCGAAGCCGGGCTTGTCTAAGGCCGAAATATGCAGCAGGCCGTTTTGGGGCACGGGTTCATCCAGCAGCATGGGGCTGAACATCGGCACGACGTTGTCGGCCTTCGGCGCCATCATCAAAAACTCGGCAAAGGGGCTGTTTTGACGTGTCATAACAAAGTGATAGCTGTAAACGCTGGACCCGTGCGGGATGACCATCGTGTTATGCGCATCGGCCAGGGCCGAAATTTTCAACAGCTCGGTCAGCCCGCCGCACCAGCCGACATCGGGCTGGATGAAATCGCAACAACCCATTTCGAGCAGCATGCGGAACCCCCAGCGGGTGGCTTCGTGTTCGCCTGTCGTCAGCAGCATTTTCGGGGGTAGCTTTTTGCGCAGCGCGGCATAGCCCCAGTAGTCGTCGGGCGGCAGACATTCCTCGATCCATTTCAGATCGTATTCAGCGGCGGCGACGGCAACTTGGTGGGCGTAATCGACGGTCATGCTCATCCAGCAGTCGAACATCAGCCAGAAATCGGGGCCGACTGCGTCGCGCATTTGGCCCAGGCGCTCCATCTCGGTGCGGATGCCGGGGGTGCCTTGCAGGGGGTTGTGGCGGAAGGCCAGCTTGCCGCCGATGAACCCCATTTGCTTTGCCAAGTCGGGGCGGGCGCCCGTGGCATAGAAGGGTTGCTCGTCGCGCACCGCGCCACCGATCAGCGCGTGCACCGGCAACTGGCGCACCTGTCCCAGCAGATCCCACAGCGCCAGATCAACCCCCGAGATCGCGTTGATGACCAAGCCGCGCCGCCCATAATACAGCGTGGCGTTGAACATCTGGTCCCAGATCAGTTCGATCTCGTCGACACGGCGGCCTTCGACAAAGCGGGCGAGGTGCTTTTCGACAATATAGGCAGCGGGTTCGCCCCCTGTTGTGACGGCGAATCCCTTGACGCCGGTGTCGGTCTCCAGCTCGACCACGAGGGTGCCCAGCACGTTGATCCCAAAGCTTTGCCGACTTTGCCGATAGGCGGGATAGCGCGACATGGGGGTGGCGATGTGGTCGTCAATCCAGTGGTCGGCGCCTTGGTCGTGATAATCGGCCCCGCCGCCAAAGACGGTGAAGGCCCTGATATGCTTGATAATAGGGGCGTGCATTCTCACTCCTCCCATGGAAATGCAGGGACAGTGGTAATGGCGATTGTGATGCGGGAATAATGAAGTAATCTGCGGTTGCGATCACGAATTGCGAAAGGTCTGCCGATGTCGACACGCCTGAACACCTATCTGAAGGTTCGCCACCTGACGCTGCTGTTGGCGCTGGTCGAACACCGCACCATGCATCGCGCGGCGGCGGCGCTGAACATGACGCAATCGACCGCATCGAAAATCCTGCGCGAGATCGAGGATCTTTTGGGTGTCGCGTTGTTTGTGCGCGAGCCGCGCGGGATGCGCCCGACTGACAGCGGCCTGCTGGCGACCGGCTTGGCCGAGGCGGTTTTGCAGCGCATCACCCGCTTTTCGGACGAGTTGGAGAACCTGAAATCCGGCAATATGGGCAGTTTGGTGATCGGGGCGATTATGGGCGCCGCGCCCGATCTGGTCGCCGCCGCCGTGGCCGAGGTCAAGCAAGCCTATCCGCTGTTGACCGTGCGGATGTTGGGCGAGACCAGCGATTTGATCTTGGAAATGCTGCAAACCGGCCAAGTCGATATTGCGGTGGGCCGCTTTATTTCCCCCCAACAGCAGCAGATGTTCACGTTCGAGCCCTTAGCTCAGGAGCCGCTGGTTCTGGTCGCCCGCGCGGGCCACCCGCTAGAGGGGGTTGCAGGCCCCGTGCGCGCCCTGCATGAATTCGCCCAGTGGCCATGGGTGCTGCAACCCGCGACCAACCCGACGCGGCGCGTGCTTGACGCGGCATTCGTGGCGGCGCGCGTGAACCCGCCGCGTAATCAGGTCGAATCCGTCTCGGTTTTCGCAATCCTGCATCTGCTGCAAACCTCGGATGCGCTGGCGTTGCTGCCGGAATCTGTCGCGCGTGATCATTTTCGTGGGGGCATCCTGACACGTATTCCTGTGCGCGATTTGCCCGCCATTCCTGACTTCGGCATTCTGACCCGCGTGGGCGAACCGCTAAGTTTTCATGCTGCGCTGTTCCGCGATATCTTGCAAAAGCATGGTAAACAGCGGCAAGTGGCGTAATGTTAGCGCCTAAACTGCGCCAAGAGTCGGGAAAAACCTGTGAGGGACCGTGACAGCTAAACGACCGACATTGGAAGATATCGCCAAGGTGGCAGGTGTCTCGCGCGCGACGGTGTCGCTGGTCGTGCGCAATTCGCCATTGGTGGCCGATCAAACCCGTCAGCGTGTTGCGCAGGTCATGGCCGATCTGGACTATGTGCGCAACATCGGCGCGGCAAAGCTGCGCAGCAACAATAGCCACACCATCGGGGTGGTAGTGCCGAACTTGGTAAACTCTTTCTTTACCGAGTTTTTGGGCGGCGTCGAACACGTCATGGGCCAGCATGACCGCGTGGTTTTGCTGGCTAACAGCAAAGACGATCCGCACATTCAGGACGAAATTTTGCAGCGCTTTCGTGGCCACGGCGTCGATGGCGTGATTCTGTGCCCGGCCGAAGGCACCCAGACCGATCTGCCCCAGCGGATGCGTAGTTGGGGCTTGCCGCTTGTGCAGGCGCTACGTCATGTAGGCGGCGACCAGACCGATTATGCTGGGGCCGATTATGTCAACGGCGTCGGTCTGGCGTTGCGCTATCTGGTCGAACTCGGGCACAAGCGCATCGCGTTTTTGTCCGTTCCAGCCCACACCTCGGCCCGCGATGACCGCCTGCGCGGGTTTCATCTGGCACTGCAAGAAACCGGCGCTGAAAACGCCGGAATCCTCGAGGCGGACCTGAAGTGGGGCGGGGCAGGCGGCGCGGTTGACGCCCTGATGGCGCTGCCGACCAAACCCACCGCAGTCCTTTGTTTCAACGACGTTTTGGCCGCTGGGTTGATGCTGGATTTGCGCAGGGCGGGTTACAAGCCGGGGCGCGATATTTCGGTGATCGGGCTCGACGATCTGCCCATGGCCGAGCTGGCCTTTCCGCCGCTGACAACTGTGGCGATGCACCCGAACCTGATCGGGGCCGGTGCCGCCCGCCTGCTGGCCCGCCGCTTGGCCGAGCCAGACGCAGTCCCCGACCATTACACCCAGGCCCCCAATTTCGTCGCGCGCGAATCCGTGGCGGATCTGCGCGCGTAGGGGTAGTCGGCATGGGCTTGACAGCGGGGGTGCCCTCAATTTAGATCGTTCTATATAGGAAGAGACACATCCGCAGGGGAGGGCAGATGTATCAATTCAATTTCCGGCCCGTGTTCGATAATATGGATATGCTGCTGCAAGGCGCATGGCTGACGGTGCAATTGTCGCTGACGGCGATGGTGCTGGGGCTGATCGTATCCATCGTGGGGGCCGTTGCGAAAACCTCGCGTTTTGTTCCGCTGCGTTGGATCGTCGATGTCTACGTCGAGGTGATCCGCAACACGCCGTTCCTGATCCAGATCTTCTTCATTTTCTTTGGTTTGCCCGCCATCGGCTTCAGCATGTCACCCAATACGGCGGCCTTGGTGGCGTTGGTGATCAACGTGGGCGCCTATGGCACCGAGATCATCCGCGCGGGGATTGAATCTGTGCCGCGCGGCCAGATCGAGGCAGGCCGCGCGCTGGCGCTGAACCCGCTGCAAATTCTGCGCTACGTGATTTTGAAGCCCGCTTTGCGCAATATCTATCCCTCGCTGACCAGCCAGTTCATTTACCTGATGCTGACATCCAGCGTGGTCTCGGTCATCTCGGCGACCGATCTTGCGGCAGCAGGGGCCGACCTGAGTGCTACGACTTTCGCCAGCTTCGAGGTCTATCTGGTGCTGACGATCATGTATTTCTTGTTGGCGCTGGCGTTTTCGGGGCTGTTCGGCGCGCTGCGCCGTGTGTTCTTCCACTATCCTGCGAGCCGCTGACATGATCCGTGAATTTTCATCTAGCGATGTACTGTTCATTGTCGGCGCGATCCGTTGGACGCTGATCCTGTCGGCAATCGCCTTTGTGGGCGGCGCGATCGGGGGGATGCTGATTGCGCTGGCACGCACGGCGCAAAACACGCTTCTACAACGCGTGGCGCAGGCTTTTATCGCGGTGTTTCAAGGCACGCCGTTGCTGATGCAGCTATTTCTGGTCTACTTTGGCCTGACTGTCGCGGGCCTGCCGATTGACCCGCTGATGGCCGCCGCCGTTGCGCTGACGCTGCATGCCAGCGCCTATCTAGGCGAGATTTGGCGCGGAGCGATCCAGTCGGTGCCGACCGGCCAATCCGAGGCCGCAAGCGCCCTTTCGCTGTCTTACACCCACCGCATGCGCTATGTCGTGCTGCCGCAGGCGTTGCGTGTCGCAACTGCGCCGACGGTCGGGTTTTTGGTGCAGTTAATCAAGGGCACGTCGCTGGCGTCGATCATCGGATTTACCGAACTGACGCGCGCCGGTCAGATCGTCAACAACGCCACGTTCCAGCCGTTTTTGGTGTTTGGCACGGTGGCTGCGCTATACTTCGTGTTGTGCTGGCCGCTGTCGCTGATCGCGCGCCATATGGAATCGCGGATGCGCCGCGCGATAACACGCTGATTTCGTCACCTGTTTCTGAGGAGGAGAAACATGAAAACGACCCGTCGCCTATTCACTGCCCTTGCCGCCAGCACCCTGCTGGCCGGTTTCGCCGCACCCAGCCTTGCGGCTGATCTGCAAGCCATCAAAGATGCCGGCCGCGTCCGGATCGGGATGATGGTCGACTTTCCGCCCTTTGGCATTTTGGATGCTTC includes:
- a CDS encoding peptide ABC transporter substrate-binding protein, producing the protein MRSFIPSVVLASCLATTALAQGSLTYVVNNESATYDPGLTSETFAAPIIGNTFEGLVRFDEAGEVEGAMADSWEVSEDGRTYTFHLRDAKWSDGKPVTAQDFVYAWTRAINPASGAKNPAMFFLIDGAEAYYNAGGTGEVAISAPDDKTFTFTLTNRVPYMLQMLTYTNFFPVRQDVVEADPEGWTRNAATFIGNGPFRVTAFNFGESVVFEKNPEYFEADQVSLDTLTFRLIPEPTTALAAFEAGQVDGIEAVPAPEIPRLMASSDAFLVVPSLGTTYAFFNPGQLPVDDVRVRQALSMAVDRQSIIDFVMQSADVPATGLVPYGMMVDGQDFRDGVETYGLDITAQPEAAQALLAEAGYPDGAGFPSTIFVTYTSPPIERILEAIQQQWKENLNIDVQLQATEWQVFYPEVQKAEFQIAQMGWGADYPHPMTFLDVFLSDSPNNLARWQNPDYDAEIAAAKATGDEAESLAHMRAAEGILMNDHVILPMYHRYAYMMMSPKVEGFWRSPLNVPYFRNASIAQ
- a CDS encoding tripartite tricarboxylate transporter substrate binding protein — its product is MGEETQMRFHTTVALCAAIAAPSLSFAQDYPSRPIQMVVPWGAGGATDAVARIMASILQEDLGVPVNVVNRTGGSGVVGHSAISNAAPDGYTIGLATVEVSMMHWQGLTDMTYEDFDVLGLVNYDPAGIMVRADSGFSSPGELIDAIRAQPAGSFKASGSGQGSIWHLALAGWLADQGIDPNHVTWVPSQGTAPALTDLMAGGVDMVTSQLAEADAMIRANRIHPLGTMGAERLPTFPDTPTINEDGTGTWTVGAWRGIFAPAGLPDDVRARLTDAVAAAAASPAYTDFMNSRGFGVLWVPADEAVSFIAESDASFGEVMAAAGLRGQ
- a CDS encoding tripartite tricarboxylate transporter TctB family protein gives rise to the protein MKLNDIALGLLVFLAGLAVFASSWGYSTLPNQSYGANTMPLAVGMLGMVTGLALGVQGVVQRRTIGPVPWAQVQRWLRSPRHVLSLVLLMGLGVAYILVAPVIGFLLAAFLVMLPLMRLGGTTWLNAIIVSALTAVILQLIFGRLLMVPLPRGPLSFGWL
- a CDS encoding tripartite tricarboxylate transporter permease translates to MQVLMDAFGHVFQWHVLLVIVLAAAFGMLVGAIPGLTATMATSLLVPLTFFMDPVPAVATIVTATAMAIFAGDIPGALLRIPGTPSSAAYVDDSYILSRQGRANDALGASLFFSVLGGTIGTIVLVVSAPQLAEIALNFTSFEYFWLVMLGLFCATFVSPGTPTRGLIALFLGLGFAMVGQTNPTGEPRYTFGSIELMAGIQFIPAMIGLFAMSEVMRFYAHPFQNQKPAGVKGPILRQQFGVLRRYPVQALRGSAVGTAIGILPGAGADIAAWISYAVSKRFSRKPKEFGKGSIEGLVEAGSANNASVSASWVPALVFGIPGDSITAIAIGVLYIKGINPGPTIFLTQPDIIYAVFIVFFLALLLMLPLGWITIRAAGLLLAIPPRVLMPIILMCCVTGAYAINNSAAGILIMLCFGVLGFIMAENDIPVAPVILGLVLGPMLEENFVNSMIKANGNFGAFFERPISAALGVFTIAVLLMPIIRLIMRKQRIKSES
- a CDS encoding 2-hydroxyacid dehydrogenase, with translation MSPPASEKLGDDLAARFNVIRWWEAEDKPALLAKLAGHLQLIATTGHSGPDADVIAALPKLQLIASFGVGYDGIDIAAARQHGVKVTNTPDVLNDCVAELALGLMIALARDMVNADQYTRAGRWARDGNYPFQDELTGKVVGILGLGRIGKEIARRAQAFRMQVVYHGRSAQVDEPYRYYPDLVQMARDVDWLVVIAPSAAGTHHLVDAAVLDALGRDGRLINVARGSLVDEAALVAALQNGTIKGAGLDVFEDEPRPNPALLTLSNVILSPHAGTATHRTRRIMGDLVMANLEAHLRGDPLRSPVV
- a CDS encoding fumarylacetoacetate hydrolase family protein, coding for MKLLRVGPPGQEVPALLDSAGQLRDLSAHVADIAGAALTPAGLAAIAALDHAALPILPAGRIGPCVGQVGKFLCIGLNYADHAAESNMPIPSEPIIFGKATSAICGPNDDVLIPRGATKTDWEVELGIVIGKGGSYIPQAEALDAVAGYCVINDVSERAFQIERGGQWIKGKSADTFGPTGPWLVTKDEIDDPQNLSMWLEVDGHRYQNGSTRTMIFGVAHLVSYVSQFMSLQPGDIISTGTPPGVGMGLKPPVYLKGAEVIRLGIEGLGVQQQTVGHA
- a CDS encoding SDR family NAD(P)-dependent oxidoreductase — protein: MNTIDLNGKTAVVTGGAQGIGFAVAQRFIASGARVAIWDLDAARGADAVASLGEQAHFVRVDQADLGSVEAAAQATRDALGHVDILVANAGIAGSNGPTVDYDPAEFRKVIDVNLIGVFHVCRTLLPDMIAQGYGRVINVASIAGKEGNPNACAYSASKAGVIALTKTLGKETAALDIAVNCITPAAARTRIFEQMSQTHIDYMLSKIPRGRFLEVEEAANMVAWLASAENSFTTGAVFDLSGGRATY
- the rhmD gene encoding L-rhamnonate dehydratase, with translation MHAPIIKHIRAFTVFGGGADYHDQGADHWIDDHIATPMSRYPAYRQSRQSFGINVLGTLVVELETDTGVKGFAVTTGGEPAAYIVEKHLARFVEGRRVDEIELIWDQMFNATLYYGRRGLVINAISGVDLALWDLLGQVRQLPVHALIGGAVRDEQPFYATGARPDLAKQMGFIGGKLAFRHNPLQGTPGIRTEMERLGQMRDAVGPDFWLMFDCWMSMTVDYAHQVAVAAAEYDLKWIEECLPPDDYWGYAALRKKLPPKMLLTTGEHEATRWGFRMLLEMGCCDFIQPDVGWCGGLTELLKISALADAHNTMVIPHGSSVYSYHFVMTRQNSPFAEFLMMAPKADNVVPMFSPMLLDEPVPQNGLLHISALDKPGFGVRLSPDLQLHRPYER
- a CDS encoding LysR substrate-binding domain-containing protein; translation: MSTRLNTYLKVRHLTLLLALVEHRTMHRAAAALNMTQSTASKILREIEDLLGVALFVREPRGMRPTDSGLLATGLAEAVLQRITRFSDELENLKSGNMGSLVIGAIMGAAPDLVAAAVAEVKQAYPLLTVRMLGETSDLILEMLQTGQVDIAVGRFISPQQQQMFTFEPLAQEPLVLVARAGHPLEGVAGPVRALHEFAQWPWVLQPATNPTRRVLDAAFVAARVNPPRNQVESVSVFAILHLLQTSDALALLPESVARDHFRGGILTRIPVRDLPAIPDFGILTRVGEPLSFHAALFRDILQKHGKQRQVA
- a CDS encoding LacI family DNA-binding transcriptional regulator, whose product is MTAKRPTLEDIAKVAGVSRATVSLVVRNSPLVADQTRQRVAQVMADLDYVRNIGAAKLRSNNSHTIGVVVPNLVNSFFTEFLGGVEHVMGQHDRVVLLANSKDDPHIQDEILQRFRGHGVDGVILCPAEGTQTDLPQRMRSWGLPLVQALRHVGGDQTDYAGADYVNGVGLALRYLVELGHKRIAFLSVPAHTSARDDRLRGFHLALQETGAENAGILEADLKWGGAGGAVDALMALPTKPTAVLCFNDVLAAGLMLDLRRAGYKPGRDISVIGLDDLPMAELAFPPLTTVAMHPNLIGAGAARLLARRLAEPDAVPDHYTQAPNFVARESVADLRA